In Flavobacterium sp. CS20, a single window of DNA contains:
- a CDS encoding TonB-dependent receptor, which produces MKFICSLMLVVFSLTCFSQEKFSISGSIKDIENNETLLGVNVIVEELNTGTVSNAYGFYSLTLPKGKYTLTISYIGFKTLYETITLDRDIKKDFFLVPSSEQLDEITITDNFEQQNIRQPEMSLNRLKQSTIKQILVVFGESDVLRSIIQLPGVTNVGEGSSGFNVRGGSADQNLILLDEAVIFNSSHLFGLFSVFNPEAVKDLKLYKGGIPAQYGGRVSSVLDIKQKDGNNKELQGEASIGIISSKLLMEGPIQKNKSSFLISGRSTYAHLFLKLSDNPNSAYFYDFTAKGNYIFDKNNKLILSSYFGRDFFSLDGSFTNIYGNSFVNLRWNHVFNDQLFSNIAIIGGEYIFDLDTENVGFNFRSEIQNLNFKYDFNHYISDEFQLNYGLNSFYYIFNPGKIKPTSEDSGINEDQLTKKYAVETAVFLSAEHQITDNLSAEYGLRWSSFFRLGQDELNVYDNDLPLIYNQQFGIYQRAEPIGTRSDSRSDVIKTYHNLEPRISMAYAFNNNSSVKVSYNRMTQYLHQISNTNSPTPVDVWAPSGPFLKPLQLDQFAVGYFKNLKQSQFDLSFEAFYKTTNNKLDFIDGADLIATDAIEQETLNGEARSYGLELMLKKNRGRFNGWIAYTLSQAEQRTPGRFTNEPGINNGEWYLANYDKTHDLTVLANYQWNKQWTFNLNFTLRTGQPVNFPVGQFSFQGLTVPVFEGRNNDRLPTFHRLDLSATYKPKPQKERQWKGYWNFGIYNVYSRKNAASISFEENRNTGQNEAVRFSIFGIVPSVSYNIEF; this is translated from the coding sequence ATGAAATTCATCTGTTCTTTAATGCTAGTTGTTTTTAGCTTAACCTGTTTTTCTCAAGAAAAATTTAGCATTAGCGGTAGTATAAAAGACATTGAAAATAACGAAACGCTTCTTGGTGTCAACGTGATTGTCGAAGAACTCAATACTGGCACGGTTAGCAATGCTTATGGATTTTATTCTTTAACGCTTCCAAAGGGAAAATATACGCTGACTATCAGCTATATAGGATTTAAAACATTATATGAAACAATTACACTTGACCGCGATATTAAAAAAGATTTTTTTTTAGTTCCATCTTCAGAGCAACTTGATGAAATCACTATTACTGATAATTTTGAACAGCAAAATATCCGTCAACCAGAAATGAGCTTAAACCGTCTCAAACAATCCACTATAAAACAAATCCTCGTTGTGTTTGGCGAATCTGATGTTTTAAGGTCTATTATCCAACTTCCAGGCGTTACCAATGTAGGCGAAGGCTCGTCAGGCTTTAACGTCCGCGGTGGTAGTGCTGACCAAAATTTAATCCTTTTAGATGAAGCTGTTATATTTAACTCTTCGCATTTGTTTGGCTTATTTTCAGTGTTTAACCCCGAAGCTGTCAAGGATTTGAAACTCTATAAAGGTGGTATTCCTGCACAATACGGCGGTCGTGTCTCTTCGGTTTTAGACATCAAACAAAAAGATGGCAACAACAAAGAACTTCAAGGCGAAGCAAGTATTGGCATTATTTCAAGCAAACTTCTAATGGAAGGTCCTATTCAAAAAAATAAAAGTTCTTTTTTAATCAGTGGTCGTTCTACTTATGCACACTTGTTTCTAAAACTTTCAGACAACCCAAATTCTGCTTATTTCTATGATTTTACGGCTAAGGGAAACTACATTTTTGACAAAAATAACAAACTGATATTGTCGAGTTATTTCGGTCGGGATTTCTTCTCTTTAGACGGCAGTTTTACAAATATTTATGGTAACAGTTTTGTTAACTTGAGGTGGAATCACGTATTTAACGATCAGTTATTTAGTAATATAGCTATCATTGGCGGAGAATATATTTTTGATTTGGACACAGAAAATGTTGGATTTAATTTTAGAAGTGAGATACAAAATCTGAACTTTAAATACGACTTCAATCATTACATATCAGACGAGTTTCAATTAAATTATGGACTGAATAGCTTTTACTACATTTTCAATCCTGGAAAAATAAAGCCTACAAGTGAAGACTCAGGAATCAACGAAGACCAACTCACCAAAAAATATGCTGTTGAAACCGCTGTTTTTCTATCTGCAGAACATCAAATAACCGATAATCTATCCGCAGAATATGGATTGCGTTGGAGTAGTTTTTTTAGATTAGGACAAGACGAATTGAATGTATATGACAATGATTTACCTTTAATTTATAATCAACAATTTGGGATTTATCAACGAGCAGAACCCATTGGAACTCGAAGTGATAGCCGTTCTGACGTTATTAAAACCTATCATAATCTTGAACCACGTATTTCTATGGCTTATGCCTTCAATAATAATTCATCTGTCAAAGTTAGCTATAATAGGATGACTCAATATCTTCATCAGATTTCCAACACCAATTCACCAACACCAGTTGATGTTTGGGCACCAAGTGGACCATTTTTAAAACCGCTTCAACTCGATCAATTTGCAGTGGGATATTTCAAAAACCTAAAACAAAGTCAGTTTGATTTATCATTTGAAGCCTTTTATAAAACGACTAACAACAAACTCGACTTTATAGACGGTGCAGATTTAATCGCCACTGATGCCATTGAACAAGAAACCCTAAACGGTGAAGCCAGAAGTTATGGTCTAGAACTAATGTTAAAGAAAAACAGAGGACGATTCAATGGTTGGATTGCTTATACGCTATCTCAAGCTGAGCAACGCACTCCAGGAAGATTTACGAATGAGCCTGGCATCAACAATGGCGAATGGTATTTAGCAAATTATGACAAAACCCACGATTTAACCGTTTTAGCAAACTATCAATGGAATAAGCAATGGACGTTTAATCTCAATTTTACGCTACGCACAGGTCAGCCTGTCAATTTTCCAGTGGGTCAGTTTAGTTTTCAAGGTTTGACTGTTCCCGTTTTTGAAGGACGAAACAATGACCGTTTACCAACATTTCATCGTTTAGATTTGTCGGCAACCTATAAACCGAAACCCCAAAAAGAAAGACAATGGAAAGGCTATTGGAATTTTGGGATTTACAATGTTTACAGTCGTAAAAATGCAGCGTCTATAAGTTTTGAAGAAAATAGAAACACAGGGCAAAATGAAGCCGTAAGATTTTCTATCTTTGGCATAGTGCCATCTGTTAGTTATAATATTGAGTTTTAA